One part of the Desulfonatronum thioautotrophicum genome encodes these proteins:
- the vapC gene encoding type II toxin-antitoxin system tRNA(fMet)-specific endonuclease VapC — protein MLKYMLDTCICIYTIKNRPAAVREAFRLRHGQLCISTVTVMELIKGVEKSVKPDANLLIVEGFFARLEILHFDTHAAVHSGRIIADLEARGQSIDAYDNQIAGHARSKGLVLVTNNIREFSRIPGLLVENWMPRQ, from the coding sequence ATGCTCAAATACATGCTCGACACCTGCATCTGCATTTACACCATCAAGAACCGTCCCGCCGCTGTTCGTGAGGCGTTCCGGCTTCGCCACGGTCAGCTGTGCATCAGCACCGTTACGGTCATGGAGCTGATCAAAGGTGTCGAGAAATCAGTGAAACCGGATGCGAACCTGCTGATTGTGGAGGGATTTTTCGCGAGGCTGGAAATTTTGCATTTTGATACGCATGCCGCCGTTCACAGTGGCCGGATCATTGCCGACCTGGAAGCCCGCGGTCAGAGTATCGACGCATATGACAATCAGATAGCGGGGCATGCCAGAAGCAAAGGGCTGGTTCTGGTCACGAACAATATTCGTGAATTCAGCAGGATTCCCGGATTGCTTGTCGAAAACTGGATGCCTCGTCAATAA